A stretch of DNA from Synergistaceae bacterium:
TTACGCGCCTTGCCAAGCTCTACAGTTACACGCACGGGAATATCAGCAATTAAATCTATCGGACTAGGTGTCCCGCCGCCTCCTGTGCCTCCTAAAGGCTGAAAAGCTGCAGGTCTCACATCAACGGCAGGGCCTGCGTTTTGTCTTCCTCCCATTGATCCCCCACCTCCCATAGGATTATTTGCTGTTTGCTGCGGTTCGGGCGATTTCTTGCCGCTCATTGTTTCTGCGATGTCTAAAGCTGTATCTAACGGCAGGCACGTCCAAATATTAAATGGTGCTAGACCGTCAATTGTTACATTAACGGGACTGACCCAAATTTTTTGTTCTGCAGGCTCAAGAGAAAACGCGCGCCATTCTGCTTCACCAAGTGCAGAACTTGTATTTTCCGGCATTAAACGCCGTCCGCCTAATAAAGCACTCATGCTCGTAAATGCAGAGCCTACAACTTGACTCAAACCTTCCTGCGCTGCATTCCAGTATAAATCGCTAGGTTCAGGCAATTGCGCACCGCCCCCGCCCATCATTAAATCTGCGAGAGTTAATGCACCCTTTTGATCTACTACAAGTGCTAAAGGTTTATCATCGAATCCGCCGAATGTGCTCGAGAACAAAAACGGAATCTCAGCAAATTTTTTAGCAAAATCTATTTGTGTCAATACTTCAGCTTTGCCGACATTAGTTGTAACATTTTTGCCCGCAAGCATATTTATGACGCTGTTCTCGGAATTTGCGAATACGTCAGCAACTTTTGCGAGCTGTTCGGAGTCTTCGTTTGAAATTTCTTCTACGTCGCCTAAATCATCGCCGCCCCCGCTAAGAAGAGCATTTATTTCATCAGGACTCAATAAATCATCAGCCATTAATTAATCTCTCCTTTCATTTAGCTTCAGCCGTGATTTCGGGCATGTCGTCCGTTAAAACCTGAGTCAGCTCAACGGCCATGTGTCCGCGCAAAGTTCCGGGTTTGGCCTTGAATCTTATCTGATTGCCGACTCTTACGTCAATATTTGAATCTTTCAGTTCATCGAGTTTAATTACATCTCCGACTTGAAGCGCGTAAACATCACTTAATGACAAAACAGTGTGTCCGAGTTCCATAGCCATTGGCATACGAATTTGACGCACTGAATAATTAAGCCAGTCTTTCATTTCGTCGTCTGCTTTATGACTCGTTGATGCGTACCATTGCTGCGATGACAATCTGTCCATGATAGGCTCAATCAGGAAATAAGGGAAACAAAGGCTGACCATTCCTTCAACGTCAGCAACTTTTAATTTCATGATTACGACTAAGACCATATCACTAGGCGAGCAGATCTGCACAAAAAACGGGTTGCTTTCCATGCTCTCAAATCTGAATCTCACGTCAACAACGGTGCTCCAGCTGTCCTCAAGTAATTCAAGGATTCGCATAATAACGCGCTCAATAACAGTTTTCTCTATGTCCGTAAGTTCTCGGATATTTCCGGAAAAAGTGCCACGTCCGCCCAGCATTCTGTCAATAATCGTGAAGACTAACGCGGGATTTATTTCTATTAACATACTGCCCTCGAACGGGTGCATTTCGATCATGCCTATAACTGTAGGCTGTACCATGTAATTAACAAATTCTTCGTAGGCGAGCTGCTCAACTGAAGCAATTTCCGCGCTTACCATAGAACGAATTAGAGTCGATAATACCGTAGTCATCTGTCGTGCAAATGACTCGTGAATCATTTGGATAGCCCTTAATTGATCCTTGCTGAATTTGTCGGGCCGCTTGAAGTCATAAACTTTTAATTTTGCGTATTCTTCTGCTTTCTCTGCGATTGCGTTAATGTCTGCACCGCTTGAGATATTCTTTAACAGCGCGTCAATAGCGTCTTGTGATAATACGTCCGGCATTTTTCACCCCGCCTCACTGAAGTACTATGCTCTCAAATAAAACGTTGACTATAGGAGCCTCGCCGCCCACATCAGGGAGCATTCGATTTAATGAGCGTTTAATATCGCCTGCAAATTGCAGTGTACCTTCTGCGCTCGTCAAATCATCATAGACTCTGTCCTTAATGAGCATAAAAATTTCATTTCTGATTCTCATGAGCCAGCCGGGACTCTGAATCATTGCTGAAGCTCCGTCCTTGTCAACGAGTTCAAGAGACAGCGCGAAACTTATTACATGACGGCCAGCCCCTGCAAGATTGCTTGTAAATTCACCGATTGAGACGATCGGCCCGGGATTCTGAATTACTCTTCCTGCGCCGATTCCGTTATTGTCGTCTTTGGGTGCCATTGTACGGCCTAAGAGCAAGCCGCCTCCGAAACCTGCCCCGAACATTACGAGTCCGACTACTACGAAAATTATTATACGTTTCATTTATTTATATTATCCTCCCTAAAATATCTGCTTTAAAAGCTACAACAGCAAAGTCAAAGTCAAAACCTTTTTGCAACCGGTGCCGGCTGCGCGTCATCAGCTGCTCCCGTTGGTCGCAGCATAAAGCACGTTTTACAGTTATTCAAGTGCATTTGCTATATACGGCTCAAGCGGGATCGATAAAGATTCAACTAAAATAGTTGGCTGAGGAATCTCTTCCCCGTCTTCATGATAAGCAATAGCCATTTCGTGAGCTGCATCCATCAGCATTTCCCGGCATTCTTCCAAAGTTTTGCCGTCTGTAATTACGTTCGGCCATTCTAAAAGCTGACCCATGTAGCAATCTTCTAATTTCGTATA
This window harbors:
- a CDS encoding type II toxin-antitoxin system HicB family antitoxin, translating into MMKFTACYTKLEDCYMGQLLEWPNVITDGKTLEECREMLMDAAHEMAIAYHEDGEEIPQPTILVESLSIPLEPYIANALE
- a CDS encoding flagellar basal body-associated FliL family protein gives rise to the protein MKRIIIFVVVGLVMFGAGFGGGLLLGRTMAPKDDNNGIGAGRVIQNPGPIVSIGEFTSNLAGAGRHVISFALSLELVDKDGASAMIQSPGWLMRIRNEIFMLIKDRVYDDLTSAEGTLQFAGDIKRSLNRMLPDVGGEAPIVNVLFESIVLQ
- the fliN gene encoding flagellar motor switch protein FliN, translated to MADDLLSPDEINALLSGGGDDLGDVEEISNEDSEQLAKVADVFANSENSVINMLAGKNVTTNVGKAEVLTQIDFAKKFAEIPFLFSSTFGGFDDKPLALVVDQKGALTLADLMMGGGGAQLPEPSDLYWNAAQEGLSQVVGSAFTSMSALLGGRRLMPENTSSALGEAEWRAFSLEPAEQKIWVSPVNVTIDGLAPFNIWTCLPLDTALDIAETMSGKKSPEPQQTANNPMGGGGSMGGRQNAGPAVDVRPAAFQPLGGTGGGGTPSPIDLIADIPVRVTVELGKARKSVSEILALTAGAVVELDKMAGEPVDILVNGKLIAHGEVVVIDENFGVRITDIIPGGASRAAS
- the fliM gene encoding flagellar motor switch protein FliM; its protein translation is MPDVLSQDAIDALLKNISSGADINAIAEKAEEYAKLKVYDFKRPDKFSKDQLRAIQMIHESFARQMTTVLSTLIRSMVSAEIASVEQLAYEEFVNYMVQPTVIGMIEMHPFEGSMLIEINPALVFTIIDRMLGGRGTFSGNIRELTDIEKTVIERVIMRILELLEDSWSTVVDVRFRFESMESNPFFVQICSPSDMVLVVIMKLKVADVEGMVSLCFPYFLIEPIMDRLSSQQWYASTSHKADDEMKDWLNYSVRQIRMPMAMELGHTVLSLSDVYALQVGDVIKLDELKDSNIDVRVGNQIRFKAKPGTLRGHMAVELTQVLTDDMPEITAEAK